TATTTCATAAAAGACTAATTACTAAAGTAAAATAGCCATTATATAAAATTGGATATAAAAAATAAAGAGGGTAAAAAAAAGGAATGAGTTTAAATCTTTTTTTCAAAAAAAAATTACACACATTATAATTTTTATAATGTGTGTAATTTATATTTTATAGACATGTAATTGCCTATACTTATTTTATTATTTAAGGCAATATAAATTACACTTAAAATAATATAACATTCATTCTAAGAGTTAAAAACCAGGTGTAGTAATACTAATATCATCTAAATACACCTCACTAGAACTACTAATTCCACTAAATGGTACAGCATAAAACACTGCTGTTTCTGTAGTTGCTTTAAAAGTAAAAGTATATTCTTTGTATTTATTATCATTTCCTGAAACAACATAAACAGCATCACTATTACCAGTTAAATCACTTTCATCAGAAACCTCATTATTAAGCATATATATTGTAAAATCATCTGTAGTTTCTGTTCTAACAAACATAGAAATAGTATACTCTACTCCAACCTCAACCTTAAAAGGTTGATATGCTCTACGTTCTGCTCCACTAAACTTTAAAGCATGTGTACCAGTATTTTCTGATGTTGTAATACCTGCCGCCTTAATACCTGCATTAGATTTAAGATCTGAATTAGACCAAGCATACGGACTTTCTTGACCGTTTTTAAATTTAGAAGGAGGAACTGGTTCCCAAGCGTCATTATTATCATCTTTATGATAAACACCTGGTACCCATTCATCTATAGTACCATTCAAAATTACAGCTGCAAAGGTAGCATCTACACCTCCAACTGGCACTCCTTGAGTTATACTTTGAGAAACACCAGCTTCATTAGTTGTTGTTAAAGTTACATTATAAGTTCCTTTTGTTGCATAAGTATGTTTAGGGTTTAATTCTGTTGAAGACGTTCCATCTCCAAAATCCCAACTATAAGACACCGCAAATAAAGAAGCATCTGTAAATTGAACCTCTAAACTATTAACATCAAAAGTAAAATCTGGCACTGTAGACAACACCAATCCTTCTATATTTTTAGAAACTGAAACTTCTACATCTAAAAA
The nucleotide sequence above comes from Polaribacter butkevichii. Encoded proteins:
- a CDS encoding PKD domain-containing protein is translated as MIYKFIKKFNRSVLALSFILLGFVSCYDNGYEEFVPPTGNINNIQPSTLFTTSTDANDNLTMVFRSYSTDAASYLWDFGDGTSSTEANPDYTYAKGGEYKVKLTTTSTDGLVAVDSSIVAPVFVDFNFTSVDSKVTFENLTSGAKSLVWSFGDGETVTWESEDTELDADYNPAYIYKTADTFVATLTVTTFLDVEVSVSKNIEGLVLSTVPDFTFDVNSLEVQFTDASLFAVSYSWDFGDGTSSTELNPKHTYATKGTYNVTLTTTNEAGVSQSITQGVPVGGVDATFAAVILNGTIDEWVPGVYHKDDNNDAWEPVPPSKFKNGQESPYAWSNSDLKSNAGIKAAGITTSENTGTHALKFSGAERRAYQPFKVEVGVEYTISMFVRTETTDDFTIYMLNNEVSDESDLTGNSDAVYVVSGNDNKYKEYTFTFKATTETAVFYAVPFSGISSSSEVYLDDISITTPGF